ACACGGCACGAGTCCCAGTCCGAGTACGAACGGCAGTCACGCTTGCCCCGGGAAGCCCCGACGCCGGCCGACGACGACCACGACCTGCTCAGCGGCAGCGTGCTCATCAAGGTCCCCGCGGTCGGGCACACCGGACGGCACGAGGCCCGTCCGGGCACGCTCGACCGCAGCTACTGACCCCGACTAGCGGGTCGTCAGCTCTTGGTAGTCCGGGTGCCGCTCGATCCAGGCCTTGACGTAGCTGCACAGCGGGACGACCCGTCGTGTGCCCTCGCGCACGTCGTCCAGCGCGTGCTGGACGAGGATCGACGCGTGACCACCACCTCGGTGTGCCGGGTCGACCTCGGTGTGGGTGAAGCGGATCTCGTCGCCCTCCACCTCGTACGCGGCGAACCCGATCACCTCGCCGTCCTCGACCAGGGAGTACTGCTGCGCGTCGGTGTCGTTCCGGACCTCGGGTGATGCCATGCGGGCGACGCTACGCCACGGCCCTGACCACGTTCCGGCTGCGGTCCCGCGCAGTGCTCCCGCCGATCCCCGAACGCGGGGCTGTGACCGCTCCCGGAACGCACTACTGTCACCTCGTGCACGACCAGAC
The Curtobacterium citreum genome window above contains:
- a CDS encoding GNAT family N-acetyltransferase; this encodes MASPEVRNDTDAQQYSLVEDGEVIGFAAYEVEGDEIRFTHTEVDPAHRGGGHASILVQHALDDVREGTRRVVPLCSYVKAWIERHPDYQELTTR